The Streptomyces pactum genome contains a region encoding:
- a CDS encoding glutamate ABC transporter substrate-binding protein, with translation MRARRLRAGLRGWGGVGAMAVACVLAVLFALLLPVVRSHGEDGGTGTGGGHGVAHGSRARAAEECTDPEKQTLSPDDADGPTIDEIQSREGEKRQLVVGVDQNSYRWGYRDPNNGGDAELAGFDIDLVHRIAEDILGDPDAVQFKAIPTDQRIPAIQDGRVDMVVRTMTINCDRLEDVAFSAPYFRTGQQVLAPKSSDITGYDGTLAGREICTAAGSTALSTLEQDQSDGELAADADLGTTVPNQLDCLVRLQLGEVDAVVTDGALAASQAAQDPTVELKGDAFTTEYYGVAMKKDADDLVRRVNQILVEWRADKAGGWQHSYDEWLSETMDDAAKSEPPSPPQYLRTS, from the coding sequence ATGCGTGCACGACGACTGCGGGCCGGCCTGAGGGGCTGGGGCGGGGTGGGGGCGATGGCCGTCGCCTGCGTCCTCGCCGTGCTCTTCGCCCTGCTCCTGCCGGTGGTCCGCTCGCACGGCGAGGACGGCGGCACGGGGACCGGCGGCGGCCACGGCGTCGCCCACGGCAGCCGGGCGCGCGCCGCCGAGGAGTGCACGGACCCGGAGAAGCAGACCCTGTCCCCGGACGACGCCGACGGCCCCACCATCGACGAGATCCAGAGCCGCGAGGGCGAGAAGCGCCAACTGGTCGTCGGCGTCGACCAGAACAGCTACCGCTGGGGCTACCGCGACCCGAACAACGGCGGCGACGCCGAGCTGGCGGGCTTCGACATCGACCTGGTGCACCGCATCGCCGAGGACATCCTCGGCGACCCGGACGCCGTGCAGTTCAAGGCGATCCCCACCGACCAGCGCATCCCCGCGATCCAGGACGGCCGGGTCGACATGGTGGTCCGCACGATGACCATCAACTGCGACCGCCTGGAGGACGTCGCCTTCTCCGCGCCCTACTTCAGGACCGGCCAGCAGGTGCTGGCGCCCAAGTCCTCGGACATCACCGGCTACGACGGCACGCTGGCCGGCCGGGAGATCTGCACGGCGGCGGGTTCGACGGCGCTGAGCACCCTCGAACAGGACCAGTCGGACGGCGAACTGGCCGCCGACGCCGACCTCGGCACCACCGTGCCCAACCAACTGGACTGCCTGGTGCGGCTCCAGCTCGGCGAGGTCGACGCGGTCGTCACCGACGGCGCGCTCGCCGCGAGCCAGGCCGCACAGGACCCCACGGTCGAACTGAAGGGCGACGCCTTCACCACCGAGTACTACGGCGTGGCGATGAAGAAGGACGCCGACGATCTGGTACGCCGGGTCAACCAGATCCTCGTGGAGTGGCGCGCGGACAAGGCCGGGGGGTGGCAGCACTCGTACGACGAGTGGCTGTCGGAGACGATGGACGACGCGGCGAAGTCGGAGCCACCGAGCCCGCCGCAGTATCTGCGCACGAGCTGA
- a CDS encoding N-acetylglucosamine kinase, whose product MGLTASLLAVDAGNSKTDVAVVTGDGEVLATARGGAFRPPAVGVERAVDALGEAVARAFAAAGVSSVEHVSACLANADLPVEEEQLAAALHARGWGASTEVRNDTFAVLRAGVDEPRGVAVVCGAGVNCVGMRPDGRTARFPAIGRLSGDWGGGWGLAEEALWHAARAEDGRGEPTELARALPAHFGLGTMYALIEALHLRRVEAVRRHELAPVLFATAAGGDPVARSIVDRQADEVVAMATVALTRLDLLAEQTPVLLGGSVLAARHPHLDDRIRELLAARAPEAVPRVVTERPVLGAVLLGLDRAGAAPGAHARVRAHFAG is encoded by the coding sequence GTGGGCCTGACCGCGAGCCTGCTCGCCGTCGACGCGGGCAACAGCAAGACCGACGTGGCGGTCGTGACCGGTGACGGGGAGGTCCTCGCCACGGCCCGCGGCGGCGCCTTCCGGCCGCCCGCGGTGGGCGTCGAGCGGGCCGTGGACGCCCTCGGGGAGGCGGTGGCGCGGGCCTTCGCGGCGGCGGGCGTCAGCTCCGTCGAGCACGTCTCGGCGTGTCTGGCCAACGCCGACCTGCCGGTGGAGGAGGAGCAGTTGGCCGCCGCGCTCCACGCGCGCGGGTGGGGTGCGAGTACGGAGGTGCGCAACGACACGTTCGCCGTCCTGCGGGCGGGCGTCGACGAGCCGCGCGGCGTAGCCGTCGTGTGCGGGGCCGGCGTCAACTGCGTCGGCATGCGTCCCGACGGCCGCACCGCCCGCTTCCCCGCCATCGGACGTCTCTCCGGCGACTGGGGCGGCGGCTGGGGGCTGGCCGAGGAGGCGCTGTGGCACGCGGCGCGGGCGGAGGACGGGCGCGGGGAGCCTACGGAACTGGCCCGTGCCCTGCCCGCCCACTTCGGGCTCGGCACGATGTACGCCCTGATCGAGGCCCTGCACCTGCGGCGCGTCGAGGCCGTCCGGCGCCACGAGCTGGCCCCCGTGCTGTTCGCCACGGCGGCCGGCGGCGACCCGGTCGCGCGGTCGATCGTGGACCGGCAGGCGGACGAGGTGGTGGCCATGGCCACGGTCGCGCTGACCCGGCTGGACCTGCTGGCGGAGCAGACCCCGGTCCTGCTGGGCGGCAGCGTCCTGGCGGCGCGGCATCCGCACCTCGACGACCGGATACGGGAGCTGCTGGCGGCCCGGGCCCCCGAGGCCGTGCCGCGGGTGGTGACGGAACGGCCCGTGCTGGGCGCGGTGCTGCTGGGCCTCGACCGGGCGGGGGCGGCGCCCGGGGCCCACGCGCGGGTGCGGGCGCACTTCGCCGGCTGA
- a CDS encoding 6-phospho-beta-glucosidase, producing MKLTVVGGGSTYTPELVDGFARLRDTLPVEELVLVDPAADRLDLVGGLARRIFARQGHAGRIVTTSDLDAAVDGADAVLLQLRVGGQAARERDETWPLECGCVGQETTGAGGLAKALRTVPVVLDIADRVRRANPDAWIIDFTNPVGIVTRALLRAGHRAVGLCNVAIGLQRKFAALLGVAPADVHLDHVGLNHLTWETGVRLGGPEAEDVLPRLLAEHGDTVAADLRLPRPLLDRLGVVPSYYLRYYYAHDEVVDELRTKPSRAAEVAEMERQLLQMYGDPALDEKPALLARRGGAYYSEAAVDLAAALLGGSGSPYQVVNTYNRGTLPFLPDDAVIEVPAAVGPKGAAPLPVAAVDPLYAGLMANVTAYEDLALDAALRGGRERVFRALLAHPLVGQYAYAERLTDRLVAHNREHLAWA from the coding sequence ATGAAACTCACCGTGGTCGGCGGCGGTTCGACCTACACGCCCGAACTCGTCGACGGCTTCGCCCGGTTGCGGGACACCCTGCCGGTCGAGGAACTGGTCCTCGTCGATCCGGCGGCGGACCGGCTGGACCTGGTGGGCGGCCTCGCCCGCCGCATCTTCGCCCGGCAGGGACACGCCGGCCGGATCGTCACCACCTCCGACCTGGACGCGGCCGTGGACGGCGCCGACGCCGTACTGCTCCAGCTCCGCGTCGGCGGTCAGGCGGCCCGCGAGCGGGACGAGACCTGGCCGCTGGAGTGCGGCTGCGTCGGCCAGGAGACGACCGGCGCGGGCGGCCTGGCCAAGGCGCTGCGCACCGTGCCGGTGGTATTGGACATCGCCGATCGGGTCCGCCGGGCCAACCCGGACGCCTGGATCATCGACTTCACCAACCCGGTCGGCATCGTGACCCGCGCCCTGCTCCGGGCCGGGCACCGGGCGGTCGGCCTGTGCAACGTGGCGATCGGGCTGCAGCGCAAGTTCGCCGCGCTGCTCGGGGTGGCGCCCGCCGACGTCCACCTGGACCACGTGGGCCTCAACCACCTCACCTGGGAGACCGGCGTCCGCCTCGGCGGCCCCGAGGCGGAGGACGTCCTGCCCCGGCTGCTGGCCGAGCACGGGGACACGGTCGCCGCCGACCTCCGCCTGCCCCGGCCCCTCCTGGACCGCCTGGGCGTCGTCCCCTCCTACTACCTGCGCTACTACTACGCGCACGACGAGGTCGTCGACGAGCTGCGCACCAAGCCGTCCCGGGCCGCCGAGGTGGCGGAGATGGAGCGGCAACTGCTTCAGATGTACGGCGATCCGGCCCTGGACGAGAAGCCCGCCCTGCTGGCGCGGCGGGGCGGCGCCTACTACTCGGAGGCGGCCGTGGACCTGGCCGCCGCCCTGCTCGGCGGCTCGGGCTCCCCGTACCAGGTGGTGAACACGTACAACCGGGGCACACTGCCCTTCCTGCCCGACGACGCGGTGATCGAGGTGCCGGCCGCGGTGGGCCCGAAGGGGGCCGCTCCGCTGCCGGTGGCGGCCGTGGACCCGTTGTACGCGGGACTGATGGCGAACGTGACGGCGTACGAGGACCTGGCCCTGGACGCGGCCCTGCGCGGCGGCCGGGAACGGGTGTTCCGCGCCCTGCTCGCCCACCCCCTGGTCGGCCAGTACGCGTACGCCGAGCGGCTCACCGACCGGCTGGTCGCGCACAACCGGGAGCACCTGGCGTGGGCCTGA
- a CDS encoding carbohydrate ABC transporter permease produces the protein MRGISRKAALAVAASVSLTLLVGACTGQSGTGATDDPDAETTITFWHGWSAPAEVKVTRDLWPHTWEWGNYRTVLDTPGFLTWWKNTLLYAGLGTALTVASSIPVAYALAKFRFRGRHLSLMLVISMMMLPPQVVIIPMYLFWAKQLDLSGTLWPLIIPMAFGDAFSIFLLRQFLLTIPDEYLDAAKVDGCGELRTLLRVVLPMAKPGIAAVALFQFFYAWNDYFGPQIYASENPGAWTLSYGLESFKGAHHTDWNLTMAATVLVMAPVILVFFFAQKAFVEGVTLTGVKG, from the coding sequence ATGCGCGGAATATCGAGAAAAGCGGCCCTCGCGGTCGCCGCCTCCGTCTCCCTCACCCTCCTCGTCGGCGCCTGCACCGGTCAGTCCGGCACCGGCGCCACGGACGACCCTGACGCCGAGACGACCATCACCTTCTGGCACGGCTGGAGCGCGCCCGCCGAGGTGAAGGTCACCCGGGACCTGTGGCCGCACACCTGGGAGTGGGGCAACTACCGCACGGTCCTGGACACGCCCGGCTTCCTCACCTGGTGGAAGAACACGCTGCTCTACGCGGGGCTCGGCACCGCCCTGACCGTCGCCTCCTCGATCCCCGTGGCGTACGCGCTGGCCAAGTTCCGCTTCCGGGGCCGGCACCTGTCCCTGATGCTGGTGATCTCGATGATGATGCTGCCCCCGCAGGTGGTCATCATCCCGATGTACCTGTTCTGGGCGAAGCAGCTCGACCTGTCGGGCACGCTCTGGCCGCTGATCATCCCGATGGCCTTCGGCGACGCGTTCTCCATCTTCCTGCTGCGGCAGTTCCTGCTGACCATTCCGGACGAGTACCTGGACGCGGCGAAGGTGGACGGCTGCGGGGAACTGCGCACCCTGCTGCGGGTCGTCCTGCCGATGGCGAAGCCGGGCATCGCGGCCGTGGCCCTCTTCCAGTTCTTCTACGCCTGGAACGACTACTTCGGCCCGCAGATATACGCCTCCGAGAACCCCGGCGCCTGGACCCTGTCCTACGGCCTGGAGTCCTTCAAGGGCGCCCACCACACCGACTGGAACCTCACCATGGCCGCGACCGTGCTGGTCATGGCCCCCGTGATCCTCGTGTTCTTCTTCGCGCAGAAGGCGTTCGTCGAGGGCGTCACGCTGACTGGAGTAAAGGGTTGA